Part of the Spea bombifrons isolate aSpeBom1 chromosome 3, aSpeBom1.2.pri, whole genome shotgun sequence genome, CACTAAACCTGAAGCAGCAGTACCTGGAGGCTTGCACTGAGTATAACCATCCAGTAAACGCATTCATAGCCGAAATGTTCCTACAAGTACAACTTTCTGAGTAAGTATGTTACCGTCAATATGTCAGAGCACATTGTCAGACTACACATCATGAAAACTAGCATGCATATTTCAGCTGTCCAAATGCACAAGTGCAATTTGTATACTATACACCCATAAGCTCCCTACTTCAGGTTAGCTCCTGGTGAGCTTCCACTCATACAGTTCTCAGTCAGCCTTTGGCTATCCAGAAGCTGGCTGACATTTAGGAATTAGGATTCGGTAACATCTGATGGTTTGTTCCATAAACCTGAGATTTAGAACCTACTAGTCAGAGCTactagtatgtatgtatgtatgtgaacatgaatgtgtatgaatacatgtatgtgagcatgaatgtgtgtgttaagaTGAATATGTGAAAGcgtttgagcatgaatgtctaagtGTTAGCaatggtgtgtatgtgtaagtgtatgtgagcatagatCAGTATGTGTAagtttttgtgtgtgagcatgtatgtgtaagtggtgtgagatggtatgtgtgttagcatgattgtgtgtttgcgtgttagcatggatctgtatgttttgtgtttgtgtgtaagcatgaatgtgtatatataagtggtgcgagagggagtgtgtgtaagaattagtgtatacatgtgtgttagtgaggaTGAGTAAGTACATGTGTaggcatgtgtatgtgttttagcatgtgaacatttgtgtaagtgtgtttacatatatgtTCCAGATTATATGTTGcaagaaggcacagacaggctttttgagggcaatgatggcacagaccagctgcttgggggcactgacaagctgagggcaaatatggcactggcaggctgtttagaggttaatatggcactgataagctgcttgggggcagaggtggcactaacaagctgtttggggcattgGGGGAAATGTTGCTTCATGAAGTTGTGGGGGCCTGGGGCAATTCTCCCACCGGGCCCTGTGGACTCTATTTTCGCCCTgtctgatgtccctcttttctaggagctcacaATGATTTCTGATCACTGCCACGGTAAAAGTCACCATAATACTTAGAGAAACTACAGTAAAGGTGTTTATATAGGACCTTTCTCAGGGACACCTTCAAACAGGAAAGAAACATTTGACGGCAGttaagaaccatttgacccatctagtctgcctgatTTTTCCcagctttaaagactcaaaccttttcAAGGAGActtatatgcctatcccatagatgtttaaattcccttacattGTTATCATCTACCACTTGTGCtgggggctgttccacttatctaccactctctcggTAAAACAGCCATAGGTCATGAGTATGCAAAAATTCCCACGCCTGTATACCTTATTGCCCACAGTGTTTATACTTTGGGGCATATTCAGTAATGAGTTCGCAGAATTATTAAGCACTGAAATGGCCCTACATAATGCAAATTTAATTTACGGTATTAAGTCACTCCACCAGATTTTATCTTGAAAAAGAAACCACTTTATTACAATGCGGCAGCTCCAGATGTATTTAGGTAATGATTTTTAAAGCATAAAAAACAGAGCAAAGACATGTATACTATCGCTGTAAGAATCCTGCAGTTCCTTATTAGATAGTTTTTTTTGCCTCTCTGTAGACAGCATGCCATCACTTTAAAGATCTGTGGAAATAACCGTCTGGTCAAAGTGGAAAGAGTTACTGATGAAGATTTCCTTGTTGTTTCTAAAGTTTTATCTCAAAACAGTTTTATAAAAGGtaggtattttatttacattagtTATGCCAAGTATCCATTCACAAAACAAATCATTCTAGTTTGTTTATATCCACTATATAGGCATGTTGGCCCTTTAGGCATATGGTAGGTTAAATCGGGCTGTACAACTCTTCTCTCAACTCCCTGATTAATGAATACAGTCCATGTATGTAATGATCAAAATATTATGagtttaacaatatatatatatatatatatataatttgaaatcGCTTGATTTTATAATAACACTTACAAATCCCCAAAATTATATGAGCGGCTATAGATTAATAgattgttaatgttattgtcctTTTCATATATTGTCAGCTTTCATTTCACGTCACTTTTGTAACAGAATCTACTGgcactctttttttctttcagatctTGACCTTAGATATAACAATTTAACAGATAATGGGGCAATCCATATTGCAAACTTTCTTAAGgtaggcattattattattgtataagtTTGTACCTCATGAGTACCCATCAATGTAAGtttgtataaaagtataaactgtacatattaaaacaatcggagaaaaatattgtattaaaccATAAATGAGTGTATCAAaaccatcatttttttctgatttccaGGACAAATCATCTTTACTTAGTTTAAATCTAATGGGAAATGACATTGGTACAGAAGGTGCAAGACATATTGCAAGAGCCCTACATGTAAGTGAAATCCCAACAGTCTCAGTCTGCTTTATtagcattttccttttttattggtGAAATGATGCACTTTGTTCCTCCCCgtaattaagatatatatttctcaGCTCTGACATCcacaaaatgcatattaagggtATTTCATGAAACTTTCCTTTATTCCCAATGATCCTTCAAGAGAAGGATTCCATTATTGGACGGTTCCAGCATTTTAAGTCTGCTTATGTTTGGAaatttgtattgatttttttcacagAATAATGAAACTCTCAAAAGCCTGCGGATGACTGGTAATAAAATTGGAAACAAAGGAGGAATGTTCTTTGCTTCTATGCTGCAAATTAATTCAGCACTGGAAGAGGTGGATCTTGGTGACTGCGACTTGGTAAGTACATCGTTTTTAATTGTATATCCCCTACTCAGTTATTGCGACAGTGACACTTCTGCCTTAAGTTTAAATTCCATGAAATATTTGCTGGGAGCACTTACTGAAAACATGTTTGGGGGTCTCATTATACCCCTTTTAACTCTCACATGAGCCAGCGTTGGAGATGGCTGGCAGTGAGTATGGTGCATTTGCATGCTGGCACGCAGGAGATAGGGAGTAGAAGAAGAGGATAATGCATAGGAGGATTCTGATAAATCCCTCTATTCATTTATAAAGAGGGGGGTGATTCATTTAAAAAGGGACATGTAACTACCatatgcatataatggctgatatgtccctttaaatatacttttttttatcaattatgTTGTATTTTCTTACAGGGTATAGAAAGTCTGATAGCATTTTCAACTGTGCTGTTGCACAACAGATCTGTGAAATCAATCAATCTAAATCGTCCTTTATTTTACGCCTTACaggtatgtttaaaaaatacagctcaaaacatgcacaaaaagttaaaaacaaaaattataattttcttcTCCTCTCTGTAAGTTTATCGActtaagaaatgtaaaatacttCTTTTTCAAGGAGGACACTACAATTCATATCGCTAAGATGTTGAAAGTCAACAACACTCTTCGGGAACTCCATCTAAGTAAACACGAGATGACAGATTTTGGGGTTCAACGTCTTTGCGAAGCATTGCATGAAAACTCCACTTTGAAGTATCTTGATCTCAGCTGGTAATAATTCTTCCTTTTGCTCCATAAGAGAAGGCAAAAAATCCATAGCTCCTTAAAACACAGCGCAACCATAACTGCTGTTTCTTATTCTGTGTAAACAAAGTGGACCAGCATGGGCCTTTATGTAAGCTTGATCCTTTCTAGAAGCCATGTCTTGTCCCAACGGAAATTCTAAATATTAGCACAGTTGTATTTTAAATTCTGACCATGCATCAACTTCTCATATGTGTGGATTTTTATTGTAGTTTGTAAATTATAAATCCAGGTATATAAAAGAAGTAACTCTCAGGTATTTGTATTGGTAAACTCCACGATGTGGCCAGGCTCTGCTCCAGTAGGATTATGCCCCTGGTTCTTTTGGAACAGATTAATAATAAGTtaatggaaaaaagttttacactTTGTGTATTAAACTTTACTGCTTTTAAGCTGAAATATCACCATTTAGCAGGGAgatgtacatttttatacacatgCTGTGTGTGGCCGCACACTGCAGGACCTGATCTACTGCTGAGCGGTAGTATCAGCAAGCATAAGACTGTATATAGTCACCGACCAACCCAAGTCCAGGCCTGACCACAGCTTATCTGTTCAAACTATGGCAGTATGTAATCTTGTGCAACATCTACACCTATGCGCAGCACTTTAAACAGAAGGAGGTGAACTGGGACACTCAGAAGGTTCCCAAATAAACCCCTTTAGGTACAGGTCTCAGTTTGTTTACTTAAAAGGGTTCACAAGCAACAAACACATGTAATTAGGACATGAGGGATAAACAATATACTCATGTACATTTTATGACAGGTGCACTTGAAATAAATGTTATGATGGGCAGATTGTACCATGTTTCAAATGATATTTGATATGTAGGGCTTAAATCATCTCAGCATGTTCCGCTGTTACTGGCcctaatattttgtttaaaaatatttacttttgggTGAAGTGCTTCTGCTTACAAACTAATAACATAAAAGAACATTATTCTTGTTTTATGGTTCcactaaataatgcatattctacaaatgtttatttttaactcaTCCAGCAATAAAATAACTCGTGATGGAGTTGCGTGTTTGGCAGAATtgctgaaaacaaacacaacGTTGGAAATCTTAGACCTTACGTCGAACAGGATGGAAGACGACGGAGCAATCTATCTCGGGGAAGCCCTTCGATTGCACAACAGACACCTTAAAGCGTTGGTATTCCACTGAACACGTCATACTGAACAAGTATTATTAGGACAGTGACACCAATTTATGTTTGATGGGGCAATACTTGTAGGTACTTTAATCTTAATAATTTAGCTGGTGAGGTGCTGTAGATGCCTAATCTTTCACCATCCAATCATTATCTTGCTAGAgaagataaaatgtattcactGTAGCTGCAGTTCCGTTTTGTGGATACATTTCTACAAATTTGACATTCTTCCCCGTGTTGGCCTGTAGTTTTCTGAAGTGTGATCTTACGCTTCACAtacagacatgtatatatatatatagggtccGTAACTGTTACCCCCTCCGGCATATAATCATGCCATAGCATGCTTATTGCTCCAGAGTCTAGAACCAGCTCTGGGTCATATGTGTTATTGGTCTCCTCCTTGGTGCCGATTTTCTTTTGGATCTATACAATGATATGAAGCTCGAGGTGAGTAGGTCTCAAATAATCCCTAAACTAGATGCATCtggtgtatttatatttatctgtTTTTAATTCTAGATTATCAATAGTAAGCAACAACATCACAGGAAAAGGAATTAAAGCCTTGGCAGCTTCGATTAAAGCAAACGAGAGCCTACAATACATCTACGTTTGGGGGAATAAACTGGACGAGGAAGCATGTGTGGtatgttgttttttatgttatagtACAGATTGTTATTTAAACACGTATCACTTTGATTACAATAGAAACACATatccaaaaaaaatcaagaggAAGAACTCAAGCAAGTAACTGTCCTGTGTACATAGCTGAAGTACTTCTGGTTTACCTTCAATAATATTCAGGAACGTGATGCAGAAAATGTATCATCTACATTTAGTGTATGCACAGTAAGCAAATATTGTGTTGTCGTTTGTTATTTTAGCCTTCGCCATATCTGGAGGAAACAGACTGATAAAGACCCTTTGTTTGATGTCTCTATAACTTTCTGTTTGTAGGCATTTTCAGACCTCCTTTACACTGGTCGCCTAAGCCCTTCCTCCACAGATGTGCGGCCATATGTAGTAGACGGACATATCTATCTTGCAGAGCTTTTTCATGGACTCAAGAAGCATTATTACTGGACACCAAGCTTTGGGCCTGACAATAACACAGTTTGTAATTCTGCTCCTACATTATCAATGTACTAAATTTACCTAAGAAGCTGACATTTGATAGATATCAAGTAGTGTTTCTTTAGGATAAAAACTGTATTActtaaatcaaataaattattttgaaaatatatttttcattccaGTGCTTCCaatataaatacagggttaTTATGTCTCTTGTCATCAAAAGCGCAATCCATCACTGGCAAAAGTAAGTAACAGCTTGTCTTTAACACGGACGGAAGATTCAATGCTGTTTTAAAGGAACTGTCATTCATTTAGCGACAACCACAGTTGaagatatatatacagagcaattctggtgccattttaaagaaaataaataaaaggagaaaagagagacgGGAATGAAGAGACAGAaaatagaaaagggaaaagCGGAAAAAGGCAAGATAATAAAAAGAGGTGTgtaagaaaagaagagagagataaattaggtaaaataggtaaaatagagaaaaaatggaggggggagaaagaaaaaatagataatatacCTATTACATCTTTAACAAGAAGCAAAATCTGCTCAGAGTTGCAGTGCTCTGGACAGTGTCAGTCACGCTTCCCACAGAACCTCCACTGACAGAACTGCTGCTCAGATCTCCGGCATTTGCAACCTTCTCCAGGAGCATGAGTGGAATATCAACTCTCCTTAAACAGTGAATATCGTTCCTTTCCTTATGCATTCCAGGGCCCTGCTAAGGGCGGCAGATCAGCTATTTTCGCTTGTTTAGAGTCTTGCCAGTCCCCACCCTGCAGAATGCAGACTAACATGGCCACAAAATAGGTATTAAGAGGTACATCTGAGAACTGGGTCAACCTCTTCATTCTAGTGAAATGTCTCAGATAGTAGTAAATAGAACCTTGAACGTGACCTTGAATGATATCCCCAGAGGACCAATGACGTACGTGATTGGTCAGAAATGGTCCCATGTCATCACAGTCTACTAAATGAGAAATGGTCCTGGGTTAATCCGCCCAGTGCTTCCTTCTATCTATAGGTCTACAACAAAGTACAATAAAGGGACAGTTACAGTATCGTTTAATCAGTTTATGATGTAAAATCACACAAACGTTACAcaagatgaaaataaaaagcacttttatttaaaacaataaaaatgcaccAACTCAGACATAATGCCCATCTAATATATCCAAAACCTTGAATTGCAATTGGCTACTTTTCTAATGTAAAAATGGTTATAGCCATTATGTGTTGTGAGTTTAACACGTAAATTATTGCACATTGTTTccaaaacagtaaaaaatgCACGTAAAATGCAAGATACTATTTTTGATTAAAATCCAAAATATTACACTGTGAACAAGGCGTTAATCCatgataaaacaaaatgtctatTTAGAGAGACAATAATGCCACCTGCAGTCCTCTATGAAAATGGTGGTGACCTCTACCCCAACCTGAATGAAAGCTATAAGGCACTAAGAATAACTTAATTTTCACAGGTTGTCATCCTGATAGGAAGGAGAGGCACATAACATTCATTGGGAAAGATTATTACAAAGAgatgcatttaaataaagaacTCAGGGGAGAAAGGATGAGATGACTCAAATGCATTTTGataataaattcattaaaattacatataacGCAGCCACAATGTAAATTAGTGtcatgaataaatattttcaagAAGGGGAATCTATTGATTTGCATACCAGCAACGTTATGACCAGGGGACTTTCTGCGCCACGGTTAAACAGCAGattttaagtaccgtatttgctcaattataagacaaccccccaaaatgtgaatattaatttaggaaaaaaagaaaatgcctaaatatattttttcatatttaataaaaactatgattgagaaaaaaatatgatatgccttttaactccctatatgccactctgcctccagaaaaccattgagcATGACtttgccccagtgcacaaagcacgGTCCATAAAGACGTTTGAGCCGGGGAACTCACGTGGCCAGCACATAGACCACATCTTAATCACACTGAACACCttttggatgaactggaacatgaattgtgagccaggccttctcgtccaacatcagtgcctgacctcacaaatgtttttTGGCTGAATAGGCCAAAATTCCCACACACACTGTCCACTCTTATGAGAAGGtgttccacaagattttggaggcTGTTAAAGCTGCAAAGTGGGGAGCAACTCCACATTAGtgcccatggttttgaaatgggatGGTCAGAGCTCCATATACTTTTGGTCAATAGTGTACACTTAACATGGAAATaggggtgagtgtgtgttaagAATCAAAACTGCTTATTAACCTAAATAGCTTTGGGGGTATGAAATGCTATCCTAAAAATTACAGCAAATTGATAACTCAGTAGTCTATAACTTGTTTAATTCATTTACTGTTATGGGCACCAGTAAGACTGCCTTTATGAAACAtcctaaaaattaatttttaaaaagggtTATTTGAAAACTTTCATTCAACATATCACTGCAACCTACACTCACTTAACACACCCATGAGCTTACTATACCTCAAATGGAAAAACACTCCCCAAATTGTAAGTGAACCTTTTAGGGTACCTTTATGATTCTAGATATAACTCTTCTGCAAATGTTTCAGTACATctgttgtaaaaaaataaattgtggttCTGAGTAATTGGCTGTTGCCCTCAGCAGAGTCTCTGAAGAAAGACTTTGGCTGTCTGATACTGGTAGCAACACCTGCTGATCTTCAGGAGCAATGTGAAGGGTTAGTGG contains:
- the LRRC34 gene encoding leucine-rich repeat-containing protein 34, producing the protein MSLNLKQQYLEACTEYNHPVNAFIAEMFLQVQLSEQHAITLKICGNNRLVKVERVTDEDFLVVSKVLSQNSFIKDLDLRYNNLTDNGAIHIANFLKDKSSLLSLNLMGNDIGTEGARHIARALHNNETLKSLRMTGNKIGNKGGMFFASMLQINSALEEVDLGDCDLGIESLIAFSTVLLHNRSVKSINLNRPLFYALQEDTTIHIAKMLKVNNTLRELHLSKHEMTDFGVQRLCEALHENSTLKYLDLSCNKITRDGVACLAELLKTNTTLEILDLTSNRMEDDGAIYLGEALRLHNRHLKALSIVSNNITGKGIKALAASIKANESLQYIYVWGNKLDEEACVAFSDLLYTGRLSPSSTDVRPYVVDGHIYLAELFHGLKKHYYWTPSFGPDNNTVCNSAPTLSMY